The Gymnogyps californianus isolate 813 chromosome 15, ASM1813914v2, whole genome shotgun sequence genome includes the window TCTTGTATGCAGAACCACAGGGCTCTGCAGACGGAGACATAAGGCTGTCACAGCTCTTGTAGGCAGAACCACAGGGCTCCACAGATGAAGACATAAGGCTGTCACAGCTCTTGCAGGCAGAACCACAGGGCTCCACGGATGGAGAGATAAGGGTGTCAAAGCTCTTATATGCAGAGCTACACAGCCTCACGGATGGAGAAACAAGGGTATCAAAACTCTTGTATGCAGGGTTGcttattctgtcttttttggTCCCAAAGGATGGTTTATTTGGACATTCCTGGATCAGGACACACGAGTCATGAACCATATGTTGAAGATCTCTTGTATccagagaaacagaatttaTGCTGGAGCTCTGATAGCCAGATTCAAAGGATTCTTCTGATTGTTCTGACTTCCTGCTGGCTGTACTACAATTGTAATCATCTTGAGAGGCTTTGGTGAAAAGGGAGACTGTATGAGAAATATCACGTGGCTGCTGACTCTGGGCTGCACTTTCCTTTGGATTTTGCTGTGATGGATTTTCTGACTCAAGTTTCTCAAAGGTTTTATTCTCGCCTGTGATGATGTCTGGGTCTTTATTGTCTTGCATGTTGTTTTCATCTGCCAGGAGCTCAATAAACATGCTAGCTAGTGCATCATTGTGTTCAGTGTGCTCTCTGAAAGCACTGACGCTGCTCTCACAAGGCTCAAACACGGTGATCTGGTCGCTAGTCTCTTCCTGGCTCTCAGCCTCAATGTCCGTTAAACATTCACAGATTTCTATAGACTCTTCAACCAGAATTGTCTCAGGGGTTAAAACTGCACTGCTGCCTTTTGGAAACCATTCTCCAGACTTGCTGTGGCAACTGCAAGATTTCTCAACATTTCTGATGTTATCTTTTCCCTTGAAGTTTTGGCTTGGCAAACTTTGAGCCAGACAGTTCTTGCAacttctgtttttgaaagtcAAAAGGAAAGGACAGTTAATGTTTATGTAATAGGAAACTATTTTATGTTGTAAAGcagagggttgtttttttttcctttgtcttacTTACATTTGGTTTTCCATATGACTCTGCTTTAAGTCATGGAAAGGGAACTTAATTTCATCAAAGTAGCACATAACTGAAAACTAATAAAGATACAAATGAGATTTAGGACACGTGAATTGTATTTAGTACCCCTGCACTAGCCAGACAACAGCACTTATTACATATTCTACTTCTGGTGATcaggaaaaggtattttttgcaAAGCCCTCAGAATTACCTTGACGTTTTTTACGACCAAATGGCTCTTTGCTGGATTTGGGATTTGATCCCACCATTCTTTCTTCACTCTgcaagggaagaattaaaattgTTTGCTCTGACTGCATTTTGGCTTCTTCAGTGTacactcctctcttctgttcTCTCCCTCTCAGCCGTCTGCATTGCAGCAACAGGAAGTGCTTGTTCTGTGCATCTCCAAgtgctgcttttcattaaaCTAGTGCAAAGTTGTTTATGTTTGGTGCACAGCCACGGTCACATGTTCTTCTAATCATGTTTGAAATGATGTGTGAAACGGATAGGATCCCACTTTCACATTACcactaaaaaaatttaaaaagaaatacagatatttaaCCATCATTACTGGAAGTCCAGCAAAGACTGGGGTCCAAAACTGACAAACCTCATAACTGCAGCCTGTTTTGGATGCTGTAACAAGCCCATTCTAGTAAGATTAATAGAGAATATTCAGTTATCTATTCAGAAAATGACAGAGCGCAACTGATTCGTGTTTATAAAATGCTTGCTCATAGACAGCCCGATAAAGGtgctgaggaaaaacaaaacattagaTTCCCGTACTACTAGACATTCAGTTAATCAATAGCAATACTGGTATCTGTGCAAACTGCTACTCTATAAAACCTGTGAACAGTATGATACATACTTGGTAAAACAGAAGTAACAAATTACAGATACTGCCATGATCAGTATGCAGGATACCGGAACAACCATCTGCAGAATGTCTTCAGCTGTTACTTGGTAATCTGTTAAATAAACATATACATTtacatgtgtatgtgcatataaaTACAAGTACTGGCAATACGAaattcattgctcttcttttgCACCTTAAAAAAATGCTCCTTTAGAGGatgtaaaataaaacctccAGCAGATAAACAACAGAACATACAAGCTACCAGTGGCGATGGTGCGTGGCATGTCTGAAAGATCAATGCAGGCACTGCAGTCAGTTACTGTGAGTGTTAGGAGCTGGGAGAGCCAACATGTACTGTGAGGCCATTTGTCAGTTCTCAGGGACAAACCTGTCACACAGTCCCTAAAATGGCATTATCATCTCCGCTGTAGTGCAGCTATGCTTCTCGTCCTCTCTGTTGCTCTTCAGAGATTTTCATAAAGCCCTCTGACGGTTAAAGTATTGCTTAATTTGCAGCCTAAACATCTCTTGTTCATTTATACCCAGTTGCTCTTATGTCAATGTTGTTCTTTAGTTTAAAtagctcttctccttccctggtGTCTActtcatgaaatatttatagAGAATAAACACATCCCccttcagcctttttttcaCAAGGCTAAACAATTCAAATTCCCTTGGTCTTCTCTTCCTTAGTTTCCCCAGGAGTTGCCTTTTTACATTTAGTCTCTTTGGAAGCCTTTACAGATGTATCCACAATACATCTAAAAGGATGAAGGTGATGGTTCCATAACTCTCCTctgagaggagagcagcagggtaCATATAACGTGGTTTATAAAACTATACCATCCTTTTATCAAGCTGCCATTTGTTACAATACTTACCATAGTGAAATTCAACTTCTTCACTCCATTCACTCCAGTAGGCCGGGTAGTCTGTATAGTTACACCTCACACTTGCAACGTAATCATAGCCTCTCCTCAAGGAGCCTGCAGtaatttcaaagctttttgcCTGGTAGTTAATTGCTTTTACagaaacctgaaaagaaaatgagaaagttcACTTTGATTTCTTTATGAGGTGAAGGGTTAGTGACAGCAATTGAATAACAATAGTGTTATGTGTTTCAGTGACCTTTCACAAATGAGCAAATGAATGACTGTATACCTCATCTGCTGTGTGTGATACTGCATTTTGTTGTCCTGAGCGGGTGGTTTGTGTGACATGCCACCATGCACGTTCCTCCCCTACCAGAAGCAGCCCAGCCCTAAAGTGCTGGATTGTTCAGGAGGCTGTCTGAAATGCCTCAAGTGTGCCATGGAGTCAAGAACAGCCTCCAGCTTCCTGATGTCTGAGGAGCAAATGAAGTTCAGGGAACAGAAGCATTGTATTTTCAATCTCTGCCCTGTCTACTGTGAGCAGCAGACCATTTTGGGGTGGCAGTCAGAAGAGTTTCAATCCTTTAAAGCCCAGCTGAACCACCTTGGGGCGATGTGACCTGTGGCAAGTGTGTGATCAGGAACATTGTGGGGCTTGCCCTTGCTGGCCCTTACACCATTATTCGTGAAATGGTTTCAAGACTTTTCAGAGgactttttaaaactgaaagctccagagagacagaaaatgaagagacCGGCTGTCTCTTACCTCTGTCGGGTGCTGCTTCCTCCAGTATTTCACTTCATAGATGACCGGCTGTCCAGAGAGCATGGATGGAGGAGAGtagctctcctcccagctcagaTTGAAATTACCATTTTCAACTTTCTCAATGGCAAGATTTTTGGGGGCCCTTGGCTTAactgtatgttaaaaaatacaattaaggAGAACATGGCAATGGGAAAGCACTgatggagagaagcagagagacaaACATTCACCAGCAACCAGAATCTCATCGCAGTCAATGCACTTAGCCCTTTTCACTATGCTGTAGCACAAAGATATAGAGGCCAAAACAGAGCAACTGCAAGGTATTCATTAACAAGCACTGAATCTTCAAGCCGGCTGAACAAACTGCAAGTTCAACCTTTTGGTGCACTGGATGCAGCTTTCAGCCTGGAAAAATGGGAACAACCTGTGCCCTCACAATAGCACGCTGTGCCGTGGGGCAGGCACAGAGCTTCTGACAACTTCACAGCCAGGCTGTCCTGGCTACCTGTCTCTTAGAAACTGATGCAGGCTCCTGCTTACTCTGCTGATAAGCAGCAGTGACAATCAAGTATTCTGAAAAGAACCAGCTCATCGATGCAGATGAACATCTGCCTAAGGTATGTGAACGATTTCTTTGAGTGTTTGAGGTGACAAGTGTCATGAACAAGCACACTGTTCTAAACAAACTAGGTGCCTATGGAGAGACATAAACTGTATCTACGCTCTGTCCTGTGGAAGAGCACAGTAATTAACTTTTTATCACTGGTTGTTATAATCCAACAGCAATTACCGTAAAAATCTCTGTTCAGGGGGATGATTCAACTAGCATGAAAAATCAGAGTATGACAGAGACAGGAATGGAAGAAATTTCAGTAGGGATAGCCTAGTGTCTTTCTAGAAACTGGAAGCAGCACATTCCTCTTCATCCTTGAATTCTACAGCCACAAGTAAAATGCACTAAAGACACGTCTAATCCCccaaactgctgctggctggcagctgaGAGGGTACAGCTAGAGGAATAATCACTCTCTGCTTGCCCTATTACTTATACTCTTTCCTTAAGAATCTACTCCAGAATCAGGTTTCTAAGCCAAATGGATTTTGCATTTAAGCCAGCATGGCACTCTTCACCTCTGATAAGGAAAAACTGTTCCAGTGACATGAATGAGGAGTTAGCTATGATTGCAAAGCCTGGAACCAGAGGTCCTGGTGACAAAGTAAACAGTTTCTTACCAACCAGGGCTGGTGTAACACTGTAATTCCACATATCAGTCCCATTGAATTGCAGAGCTAGAATATATGTGAGGCCTGATACAAAATAATCCGGATATATTGTGCAAGTGCACCTTAAACTGACTTTTCCATTCTCAGGGACACACACATGATTTCtgaaacagaggcagaaaattATGTGATGTTTAGAGAGTGTGGCACACTATTTCTTGAAAAGGTGAAATCAAGCTTCCCAATGCGTAGAGCTAATCAAATCTGAGACAAACAAGCTTAGTTCCTAGAAACGTTTAGCCCaaacaaatccaaaccaaaacTGAGCTCCCCCAAACTTCCAGACAACCCACCCTCCCCAAACACCCCTTGGATATCTGTATCGCACAAATGAAAAACTTGACAGAAAGGCTAAGGACTGATcccaagaggaaaaattaacaCCCTTCATCACACTTCAACCTCTGAAGGAGCAGACTTACAGCTTGCTAGTATAGGAACAGGTTTACTACAGTGTACAAAGTGAGGTTATTTGGATGTCTGTGTGGAGAAAACATATGGAGAGGAACAGGAGAGCCCAGATGCATCTTCCTCTGTAGGAGATGATGACTGGCCCTGCTGCAGAACAGGGACAACAGTCTGTGCTTGAATGTGGAGTTAGACTGTATGCTGAGATAATCACCTGGGCTCCAGGGAAGAGTACCTTTCACACAGGCTACAGACTGGTAAATCAGGTAAGATTTCTCCTGAAGGAAGTAAAATTTCACATGAAAGGAAGGTTGGGTAAACTTATGAGAGCCCTACCACTCCTACAAGTAGGACTTGATCACTCCTCTGTACTAAGAGTGCAGAGAGGTCTGCAGAAGAGTGGACCACTGAACAGAGTGCGCTGTTAATTGCAGCAACCCATTTTCCTCCTGGCAAGAAGAATAATCTGGATGACATTTTGTCCCAGACACCCATGGTAGAGGGAGGAAATCAAAGTTGATAATGGGTATAGGATATATGAAGTTCCAACAATGATAATTTAACATCTTATTAAACACTTAcggcagaaaaaaaaattcgtTCCTGTAGTAGAGCAGGAATTCTTTGGAGCAATTCGTTTGTGCAGGCACCTTCCAGTGACAAACCAGCTCTTTGTCGTAGTCAGTGAAGCATGCAAATTCCTGTACATGTCCTGCAGCCGTAACTAGGGAGAAGCAGCACACGACGAGAAGTAAGAGAATCAAAAGAATAAACTGGACTAAGCAGAAACATTAACTTTTCCATCTAAACAGAGCTACCAACGGCCTATAAATTAAGTGAAAGCATTGTTATTTTTCGTGTTCTGGAAAGAGATGCATGTCACCAAATGTCTCCACCTTTCCGGAGACAACGTCTATGGActtggagaggaagaaggtCTGCGGTAGTAATATTGAAATAGAAAGGCGCAACTCATCCAACACAGTCTTCCAACcaagaaaatctgattttgatAGCTCTAAAACACATCAACATTTAATTATAAAACAGCATCATTCTATGTGTTAATACAAAAGGTTCAAAAGCCAAAATGCAGATAATTAACAGAGTCAGACCAAGATCACTGCCTACAGGCATGTACTCGTACTTTATCTACAATGGTTCTACGCTTCCCAAATGCAtgccctctgcctccccacagCAGTTCCCCATTGCCTAGAAGATCCTCCTGTCACATGCTTTCTTCTAGTATACACCTTTTCTTAATTTCACTCAGTATCTCCTGTTCTGTCTTCTACTTTTCATTGTTATGATAGTGTTTGGAGACCTGGAGAGATTTAGAGTCACATTGTTCCAGGCACTGAGAGGGTACAGAAAAGCCCAAAGTCTCTGCACTCCCAATGTTCATGTTTACAATCTCTTTCACTGgcagtatttaagaaaaaaatagaaaacatcgGTCAAAATATCTTTGTTGGAACTAGAAAGGGAAATGGAATACACAATCCTCAGTatcccttccagcctcattttccattatttcaatGCACTCCACATGAGTGAAACAAggaacagaagaggaggagctaTGTGACAGTAAGGTCATGCTGTTATTAGGACTTACAGTGTGCCAAATGTAGTACTGGAATGTGATCATTTCTAAATGCAGCAGTCACAAATAGCTAATACTTTTATCATCCCCGATAATTCTTTGCCGCCTTTGATGTCTGACTTCTCTGTTATTggtaaatattaataatatctCCCTTTTCTTGCACAAGTTCTACAGATCTaaatccttctcctctgctctacATCTCAATTCCCCATAAAAATTTAGAATAGCTTTGGCCGGTTTTTAGAATCCTATTAATTGATATTTTTCTGATAGTTTTCTAAGAGAGTCTGCTAGAAGGTTCCTGCGGCAATTATACAAGGGCCAATTTTGTTTACATGGCCCAGCACATTACCAACTCTCCATTCTTGTAATTTACATTGCAAATTCAAGATTAAGCTGCCAACAATTCACATTCTGTAAGGTCCTTGTGCTTCAGCCACTGCTGCTTCACAGGCTTATTCTTTCCAATGGGTACCTAAGTTTCAGATTATTCCTCCCAAGCAAAAACTTTCGTTGTCAAAAATACCTAATTTCATTTTATCCTTCCTACACTTCTACTTTTCTGTAGTCCACTTGTGTTATTTATTCTGATATAACTTCTGCATACTCTGATACAGTACAGTATCTGCAAATGTAATAAACATGATGGTCAGATGCCTTTTAGTGGACATGATACATAACACACGACAGGATCTATCACCAGACCCTCTGGTACTTCAGTGAAAACCTGACTCAAAGAAACTTGTTTAATACTGTGAATGTATGGTCTTTCACCCTCATTAAAATCCACACATCACTTTCACTTGCCTTTCTAAAAGGCCTCGCACAAAACCTGACCACCAAGCAGTCCCGGATGACTTGAGTAAGCTCAATAATCTTAGTGAGGCTCACTTACGCAAATGAGGTTGTACGGCAATGTCAAGgaaccattttaaaattctataaaAATCATCATCTAAATTGTCTGGTATATTGACTGGTTATAAACCTAGAACTGACTGCAGCTCACGGTTTCATTAGCAttcaaatatttagaaaatgttttgttttgttttagttactAAGGCTAGATATTTATCTTGTAGATAAGAACTGTCACTCTCATATCCTTTCTAGATGGCAGTACCACATTTAGTTCCCTTTTGTTCTGTGTGGTCCCtgattcttcaaaaaaacccaagaatcATCAGAAGAGCAACAAGTTAAAGATTAAACTTCTGCAATACTGTAGCTCACactgctcttttattttaaaagaaccaTTACCTATTTatcctgttgctgctgtttatgttttgttgccatttgtatttttatcattagtttcttttttccactttaagaTGCACTTTTAAAAGTACTAACATTTTAAGCCCTTTAAAGTTGAATGTCATGATTTTTCAATGTGTTAACGATCTTACACTTTCAAGAATACTTCAATTAAACAAAGCCCTTCCTGCTGTGTTAAGCTATCATGATTAGCAGCTTTACTTTATCTTGCCTTTCAGTGTCCTCATGTCTTTCCAGAACTCTAAATTATCTTCTGTATTCTCTTCTGTGACCTTCtcccttttccatctctgctacactgtattttttttaaacctcagaTATTTgagaatttccttttgaaaccACATACAGTACagagtttgttttcagtttgtgtaGTTAAAAAAGGGAACTGAAAtactagatttcttttttaatcctcAACTAGAATACCATGCTGAAGAAACTTAAAACATGTAGttaactgggggggggggggggggggggaaatctgtAAAATTAAGCCTTGATAAAGATCATTTACAGAATGTGAGATTACCTAGATCAGATGACTCAGCCAATGTGCTCTCACAAACCCTACTCCTTCCCATTAATTCAAATTGTACTATTTCATAGTACATAAGAAAGTAGCTAATAAACCTTCTTTTTTAGAGACAGGCTATTTTTAACTATTTcggtttgctttttaaaaaaacccaaaaacctgTAGACTACTGTGGAACTACTTAAAagctacagaaagcaaaatgtaagATTCATTTTccagagaataaaaatgcattgtcggaaaacatgattttatatATCTAACTTGTCTTTATAATCAAATATCATAAaagatacaaggaaaaaaacattttcatattcaGCCCCTGCCAGCTGACCTTCAGAAAATAACCATTAGCTAACAAGCAGCATTAAAGACTTAATGCAGGTACATGTCCTGCCAGACCAAAAGAATGGTGTAGTGAAGAACACATAGGACACCACGTCAGTCGTCTGCCCCTGTACAGGCACCAGTCAGAGCACATAATGTCTGACAGCAAGCGCCTGCAAAATTTGTTCAAATCCCCTCAGCTAAATTTTCCAACTTAGTAACTCTGCGCACTTTGGAGAACGCAAATTGACAGATGCCCTTTAACTGTAGATCTACAGGCTCCATTTCATGAGCATAGCTCCCTCAAGGTCCCGCATGGCGAACAGTGGCAGttatgaaaataagcaaatgaGAGACTAGTGCTTTCTACTCTGATGGGACTTCTACAGCGATGTCCCTGGGTCATTGCTGAGCACCCTGTTTGCAGCAAGGTGTCCAACAGAGATTAGATAATGGGGACTTTCCAAACCTCAGTTTCTCCTTCCTGcaaattcctgtttttttcttgcccaTATGGAAAAggtcaataaaaagaaaaaaatctaataatttATTCTAGTATACGCATATTTCTGACATTTGAAGTTACACATTTTATATTAGTTAATTAATGGTAATGGTGTTGCCTACTAGTCATGGGAAAATGCTGTCGATAAAAACCTCagtataataatttaaaacattgacAAACGCACCTTCTGTTGTtgtatatgaaaagaaaaggatccACAGGGCATGCGGTGCAGCACTTGGGAGTCTTGCCATCATTGACACTGGCCAGGTTCAGTAGGACAAGCTGTGCTGAAATTCTGccaacagaaaacattactATAAGCTTACATCAGTGTCCCAGTTAAGGTAAGGGTGTAGTTCTTCCTCCCACTCTGCTCGATATTAGGATTCAGATCCCCTGCAGTGCCCGATCCCCCTAAAGCTTGCTCATGGAACAATGAGAAGTGTAGAAGAATAATACAAATGAGCAAGAAGacttttctgcaaagttttaATTACAGAGGATACTAAACTGACATTGGCAGTGGACCTACTCTTTTAGCTactagaaaagcaaagctgctaGTGAGATATTAAAAGGGTAAGCTCTAGACCAAAATCACTGACAACAAACACGTCACCAAAGCCCTATGATTCCACTCAGATGACTGAAAGAACGAGTGAAGTGCCTGATCTATTGACTACAAGATCTTCCCCAAGCCCTATCACCAGTACCCTAGATAATATCATCCTCTTGAAAAAGTTCTTAGCAAAGACCTCTGAGCCTTGCTTCAACAGAATGCAGATTcattaaaacagtaaataattaGAAAGAAGCTGTAAAACACGTACCTAATCATGACATAACCAGCACAactttggagaaggaaaattaCGCAGCTTTTACATATTAGAATTCTTTAAGCATAGCGAAGCTGCGTaagtaaactgaaaacagatgaaataattaatttaagactttaaaaaacCTTATTGCCCCAAGATTCTTTTGCTGATGCAATGTAGCCACTTAGTGGAAGACCAGATTCTGGATTAGATATGGCTACCAGCTTTCATATCACTAGAAATGTATGTGACgcatttaaaattttgataaaTTTGTAGGTAAAGTCATGCTAACTAATATGGAATAACCATGACTTTACATTCAGTATAAAGAGGGATAAAACTTGTTCAGCACCACACTGTCTGTTAATACACAACCCTTTTGTCCCTTCCTCTCGTGCTCTTGCTATTTTCTAATCTCTGAGTCTGGACGCAGTGTTCTTACTCCCTGCGTGCTACAGTTGCTCTGCTTACATCGGCAAAGTTCCCAGATGGCAcgttattttttatttcaaaacctcATGATTCTCTCTGTGTGATTAAGTAAAGAGGAGAGAACTTCTCAGAAGACCTCCTTTAGCAGGAGAGTGGTGTCGggctttctgcagaagttttgTTAGATTTTGAAGTAGAAGAGACTGTTGAAACATATTTGTTGATGGTGGTTCAATACCCTCTGCTCCAACAACCTTTGATGCTTCTAACAGATCTGTTTCACCAGCACACAAGACAAAAGGAACTGGCGAGGGATCAGCAACTCTGCTGTGGTATTAACTTGTTAAGTGATTAGCTTAGGAAAAATTTACTGACCTTTTGGAGGTATGCATGTGGGAACTGTATACATGTAAGGATGTGCAGCCTCAAAGGCATGCCACCAAAGCCGTATCCCCTCAAACAACTCCTCTCTAAAACTGGGAAGATTCTCAAGCACAGCTGCTGAATATTTGTTGTCAAATATTCAAACAGAATAAACACAAGGTAGGCAACAGCCAGACTCTTTCTCACTTGAGtaagggacagaaaaataacttttttttataaagaccACCACACCTTTTATTGATAAATATATCTACATAAATCAAACTACTGTGAAATGTAGCAATAGAAAAAATGtagcaattggaaaaaaaatataatttttttcccaatatatTTAGAAGTAATTCAGCTCCAAGGCAATTACCTCATAATCCAAGTTTCTGTGCTTGTCAGAAAAGTCACATTTAATGATACTGTATTTCTTCCATTCTCACATGCATGATTTACCAGTCTTTAAAACAAGCTTCTGAAGATTaaacatggaaaatttcaaTCTTAGAGGTTAAGGGATAAGAACATTGTtagtgaaaacagaagattaGACTGGAAACTCTTTTGTGACTTCCTCTGAGGCAGTTACTGCTCATCTAGTAATAAAGGACATACTTGAAAGACTAATTTCTCATAAATGCTCAAGAAAACTATTACTCAAGAGCTGAGCTTTTCACATTTTGGGAACAGACAAAACGTGACCGAGCACAGTAATGGATTTTTTGAAAAGAACACAagtgcctttgctgctgctgctcagaaaaaaaagagcaaactgctccagcataaaaaaaatccttcttcttttcctccttttttcctggaattctcAAGAGAGgaagtgtttgctttccagCCCATTGTTAAGTAATACTGTCGCATGACTGGAGTTCCAAGAAACTCTTAAAACTTTGGCAGAGAATCCTGTATCACATAAGCATGTATGAATCAGCAGATGGCAGAGCAAAAATATCTCCCCCATAGGAGAACAGATCTGCACATGTTGATGAAAATGGAGTTAACCCATAGCTCGAATGAaactgcaaactttttttttttttttaagtaagagTAGTGGACTATAAACCCAATGCAAAgggagaaaattttaaaatggcaatagCTTTCCCGTCTGTTAGCTCTTAAGCTTTTCTTCATATCAGATAATGAAATACCAATCTTAAAAAAGCATGTAACACATACAGAGAATACTAAAATCACAGCAAACCTAGTAATCCCAATATATTTAGGGAAAGTAAGCTGTAAAAGACATAAGTGACTTCCCCAAAGCTATGAAAGAAATCTCCATCAGGGCTAGAAGCAGGTCTACGTGATTACTGGCACAAGTTATATGCTTTGATCATTTATCATTTCtatctcttgaaaaaaaaaaaaagatgtgattGAAAAGATTTACTatcaagaaaaacagtaacaacTTGTGGTTTGGGCTTCTAAATAAATTAGGGTCACATTTAATCTACAGGCGTAATTTGCAAAACTCTTATGCTCAAAGAGTAACTCATGCCCAAAAGACAGGCGACAGCAATTTCTACGTAAGACTGCTTAGTTTACCTTTGCTGCAACTGTACCGGTAAAGGACCACTCCCTATTTTAAAACtggctctttttaaaattaaagtacaTCTTGTCTTATTCTTTCTGGTTTAAAACATTGGCTGTAACTGCAGATTAAAATGAGATAAGCAGTatacagcaaagcaaaagttCATCAACTGATTCCGTatcaaaatttgaaaagaaaaaaaagttagggagtaatttccatctttttttatCGCTgcttttaattgattttttttttcctaagtgcCTATACAAAATGGCAGACCTACA containing:
- the IL4R gene encoding interleukin-4 receptor subunit alpha isoform X1, producing the protein MMARLPSAAPHALWILFFSYTTTEVTAAGHVQEFACFTDYDKELVCHWKVPAQTNCSKEFLLYYRNEFFFLPNHVCVPENGKVSLRCTCTIYPDYFVSGLTYILALQFNGTDMWNYSVTPALVVKPRAPKNLAIEKVENGNFNLSWEESYSPPSMLSGQPVIYEVKYWRKQHPTEVSVKAINYQAKSFEITAGSLRRGYDYVASVRCNYTDYPAYWSEWSEEVEFHYDYQVTAEDILQMVVPVSCILIMAVSVICYFCFTKVKKEWWDQIPNPAKSHLVVKNVKFSVMCYFDEIKFPFHDLKQSHMENQISCKNCLAQSLPSQNFKGKDNIRNVEKSCSCHSKSGEWFPKGSSAVLTPETILVEESIEICECLTDIEAESQEETSDQITVFEPCESSVSAFREHTEHNDALASMFIELLADENNMQDNKDPDIITGENKTFEKLESENPSQQNPKESAAQSQQPRDISHTVSLFTKASQDDYNCSTASRKSEQSEESFESGYQSSSINSVSLDTRDLQHMVHDSCVLIQECPNKPSFGTKKDRISNPAYKSFDTLVSPSVRLCSSAYKSFDTLISPSVEPCGSACKSCDSLMSSSVEPCGSAYKSCDSLMSPSAEPCGSAYKSFDTLVSAFKEPSSSAYKSFDTLMSQSVANSSLTLCFENVSSSPPLTQFSETPELSCRDRVYRPPSNQTCYTNYKSPCTELDFQNTCSEHTDFPSFSTRASDSASAFLPEEEIHKQVTYQNVRKKANVISCPIGPQPSGYQPFASAVKCNGTYCDNDSEVISRSLYEPFVRLLYNNLREAPPDTIICEPDQRTDDHVCLTVQGSDCSTVPGLASSENVTQTSDGSLWIINSNELSSDSKDENTSRDEQLLHLLEMNCQDFNSRERTVKGTKPNGFNYTGKGMQESSSNRLNTDFHCPTHNHLRKLGNAGENKEVIKHAVGRRCGSAASLPEESLDSIGLNLERKTAEPLQLLVSDKLSPPLFVDNSCPDSHTIHSEGSRLAPAGKKRPVELLRENNRKNEKKMKLVQALAQEDNCYMKVA
- the IL4R gene encoding interleukin-4 receptor subunit alpha isoform X2 → MPCGSFSFHIQQQKLRLQDMYRNLHASLTTTKSWFVTGRCLHKRIAPKNSCSTTGTNFFFCLKPRAPKNLAIEKVENGNFNLSWEESYSPPSMLSGQPVIYEVKYWRKQHPTEVSVKAINYQAKSFEITAGSLRRGYDYVASVRCNYTDYPAYWSEWSEEVEFHYDYQVTAEDILQMVVPVSCILIMAVSVICYFCFTKVKKEWWDQIPNPAKSHLVVKNVKFSVMCYFDEIKFPFHDLKQSHMENQISCKNCLAQSLPSQNFKGKDNIRNVEKSCSCHSKSGEWFPKGSSAVLTPETILVEESIEICECLTDIEAESQEETSDQITVFEPCESSVSAFREHTEHNDALASMFIELLADENNMQDNKDPDIITGENKTFEKLESENPSQQNPKESAAQSQQPRDISHTVSLFTKASQDDYNCSTASRKSEQSEESFESGYQSSSINSVSLDTRDLQHMVHDSCVLIQECPNKPSFGTKKDRISNPAYKSFDTLVSPSVRLCSSAYKSFDTLISPSVEPCGSACKSCDSLMSSSVEPCGSAYKSCDSLMSPSAEPCGSAYKSFDTLVSAFKEPSSSAYKSFDTLMSQSVANSSLTLCFENVSSSPPLTQFSETPELSCRDRVYRPPSNQTCYTNYKSPCTELDFQNTCSEHTDFPSFSTRASDSASAFLPEEEIHKQVTYQNVRKKANVISCPIGPQPSGYQPFASAVKCNGTYCDNDSEVISRSLYEPFVRLLYNNLREAPPDTIICEPDQRTDDHVCLTVQGSDCSTVPGLASSENVTQTSDGSLWIINSNELSSDSKDENTSRDEQLLHLLEMNCQDFNSRERTVKGTKPNGFNYTGKGMQESSSNRLNTDFHCPTHNHLRKLGNAGENKEVIKHAVGRRCGSAASLPEESLDSIGLNLERKTAEPLQLLVSDKLSPPLFVDNSCPDSHTIHSEGSRLAPAGKKRPVELLRENNRKNEKKMKLVQALAQEDNCYMKVA